GTGATCTACGATTTGAGAGGCCAGTTCATTTGGACATTGATTGATGAACAGCAAAGTGCCGGGCGATACGTTGTTTCGTGGGATGGCACAAATGCTGGCAATGAACGTGTGGCGAGTGGAATCTATCTGGTGCGGATGGAAGCGGGCAGATTCGATTGTATCCGGAGAGTCATCTTGATTAAATAGTATCGAATAACCAGATGATGGTCAAAGGTGCTTGTGGGCTTTCGTTTACAAGGCATATTGCCCAAGGCATTTTTGGTATTGAAATAAGGACCCCCATTCTCTTGTATCCTTGAGAATGCATTGGCATTCTGCCACACCCGGTCGGGTGGCCGACAGCGGTGCATTTTACGGAGGAGATACGGGCCCTATAACAACATTTTTCCACTTCGAGTACTTGATGATCCACTTACGACGCTGATTCGACGCTAACCGTTAATTTCGGAGCATGAAAACCAAGTGTTTAGGCAATCCGGCCGTTGGTTGCAGCAAGCCGACGGCGAAGCCCCAAGCCTTTATTTTACAAGGGGAGGCGTTTTCGGAAAGAATGTGTCTTTTGCATAAATATGCATTTCTCGTCTAAAAGTAAACTCACCGCGATTTGCCGCGCCGCGTCACCTTTTTTCCATTTTTCCCCTTTTTTTTGCGGACCATGGGAGCCATAAAAATGGACAATTAACGCGCTGCGTCGGAGATTCTCTCGTTCAGGATTGGCAGTGCCATCCGCATTATTATAAGACTTGTCGATAGATTATGCGAATGTTCGCATGGTCATGCGGAGTCGGTTTGGATGTGGGATTTTTGGGAGGGACTGAGTTAAAGATGCACAAGCCAGCAGGGAGGATGCCGGCCTGGAATTACGGCTGAGTGGCTTCTGGTGGACTTGGCGGAGTCGAGGGATCGTCCGCCGAGGGTTTGAGCGCCTCCTCGAGCTTGCGCACGGCTTCTTTGAGCAATTTGTTGATGGGCGTGCCGGTACGCTTCCGGAGGTGATAGAGGATCGCCATCTCTTCGGGCGTGAGACTGCTGGCCGGCCATTGGTAGCGAGGCGTTTTGCGATTATTTGTCGCCATGAGTATGATTTGTATGCTGAGGCTGAGATTTCATTAGCTACTTGATAAAAGCGGGCGGAGAATTATCTTCCCGCGCCTTGCGACTCAGAGCGCTGCACAGTGCATCTACGACATATCCTCCCCTGAGTCAACTCACCCTCATCGAGCACCGCAACGTTGAGCCGTTCATCCGCCAAGAACACCATGCCTGAGACATTGCTGAAGTACAAGCGCACACCGGATTTCAAAAATCTCTTCTGCCGGCGTTGAAAGCGATAGGCTTTGAGTAGAGCGATGGCTTCCTCCAAAACCGCATCGTCGAATTTGGAGAGGTCGCTGGTGGGCATGGAAATGTTCGATTGCTTTGGCATGGTCGTGCTCCAGGGTTAATGAGAAAGTCAAAGTTATGAAATACGCGGGAAATCCAATTCCAGCGCTCGCTCAAGAACAACGTTCAAGCGCTGCAAGACAGCCACGTTCGACCAATGAATCTTGTCGGAAAGCGTCCCGTCTCCGAGTGCAACCTTGAGCCGGTTAGAGAGCGCGTTGATGGCGGATTCAACTTTTTGCAGCTCAACAGCATAGGCGGACTTGGCAGTCGGGGCAATGGTTGTCTCGGATTTATTTATGATGGCCTCACAGGAATCGGTTTGTTCAAGGGTATTGCACCTTTCTAAACGTATCACTTTCGGAGAGATGATGCAGGAGGCTGATTTTCAAACCGTGGCTGCCAAAAGCTCAGAAGCTCTTCGAGAACGCTGTTGACATGCTTGGCGTCGCCGAGATGCGCCCAGTGAATCTGGTCAGGCTTCCTGGCGGCACGACGGGATTTGAGCACGCATTTCTTGAGATCGTCCAGCTTTTGCTCGATTTGCTCCAGCTCAAGAACATAAATCGCGGCGACTCGAGGTGTGTGGGTTACTGAAGGTTTGGTCATGACAATTGCTCCTTTATTTGGCTTTCACAACAAACAGGTACTCAGTCAAAGGCTTGCAGCACCGCGCTTTCCAATCTTCCTTCCATCACATGCGTATAGATTTCGGTCACCGCAATGTTGCTGTGCCCCAAGAACTCCTGAGCGATACGAATATTGCCGCCGGAACTGAGCAAATCGGTGGCAGCAGTATGCCGCAAAATGTGAACAGCCCCAGGCTTATGGATGCCAGCTTTCACCCGTGCTTTTGCGAAGTAATCCGAGAGCGTATCGCGTACCAAGCTGATGACGTGAGTTTCTGGTTGCGCTTGCTCACCCATCTCATTCTTTCTTGCCTCGAGCAACTCGCGTAATCTCGGATGCATAGGCACCAGCCGATCTTTCTTCTTGGCATATAAGCGGATGGTGTTGCGCGTCCAATCAATATCCTTCCATTTGAGACCCCGCTCATCCCCGATGAACTTGCGCGCGATTTCACTGCGCCGGGCGCCGGTGTAGCGAATAATCCAAAACGCCAAAGCCGCCTCACCGGAAAGCTGCGCAGCCATGTCCTGGACTTCTTGTTTGTTCAAGAACGTCGGAAGGCGCCGGCGATCGACTTTGAGCTTTTCAAGCTTGGGCAAATAGTGAAGCGGCATAAGCCCCTTCTTCACCGCCAGCTTCAAAACCGTTCTGATGTTCTCAATCTCCTTGTTCCAGCCGCGCTTGACCTTGTCTTCATTCCATGCCCAGCCACGCTTTTGATAGAGCTGTTTCATGGCATCGAAGCGCGCATTTCGAAATTGATCGAAGTGCAAGGGTTTGATTTCTGAAACCAGCGTTTGCTTACCAATCGCTGCAATGAAAAGCTTCATGGCATGGCGGTTTCGTGCAATGGTTTCTTTGGCGACTTCATGCTGGCGGGAGTTGAGCACTTGTTCGGTGAGATCATGCACGGTAAGAAATTCAGCAGCGCGCGGGTCTTCACCGAAACGCTTGAGACCAGCCTTGTGAAATGCGAGTTCGGACTCGATGCGCTTGCATTCCGCCTCGACCACGGCTTTGGGAGTGCCCTTGGGGAATTTCCCATTTGCGTCTCTGCCATCACGCATGCTTGCGCCCTTTCGTGTTGACAAGTGAAATCATGCTGCAGCTTTCCGTGCAGCACAAGTATGGACCCGATCCAGAATTTCATTTTTGATGTGAAGCGCAATGGCGCGCATCAACAAGGGTGGCACCGAATTGCCAATGCGCGCCCAGCGTTCTTCGAATGAACCTTCGAGCTGAAACTGATCCGGAAACGAGCCGAGCCGTTTGAGTTCGGCAATCGAAACATAACGGTCTTCATCGGGCATCATCAAGCCCGCGCCGAAGGTGGCGGACACACTTACCGTTTTGAGTATCGTGGGAGCAGGTGCACTCCACCGAAAGCTTGGCAATGTCGCCCTGATACAAAGGCACTTCAGGAAAGTTCGCCTTGAAGGTTGCTGCGGCATGCTCGTCCCATTCGACTGCCAGCAATTCACGAAAGCCGGCCATGGAATACCCGAGCGAAGAGCTGCCGCAACCAGCAAAGGTGGAAATGACTGTGGGAGCGGAAGGAGATTTGGGGGCAAGATGATCTTGCCAGAATTGCTCGAGAGTGTTGCAGTAGTTCATGACGCTGATCCAAAAGACAATGGAGTTGTTTAGACAATCTTCTCCATTCGCGCCTGCGGAAACTGCTCGAGAAATTCGCGCAGCGGTGTTTCGATTGCTTCCGCATCATCCACGGGCACACGAATCTTAAACAGCGCTTCGAGTTCAACACCATCGGCAATGTCTTCGCCGAATTCCTTTGCTTCGACGCCGGCGTTAACGATGCGAAGATATGAAGCAATGTCCTCATGGCTCATCGTGATGGGTGCCATCTCGCCCCATTCTCTAGCTCTCGCGAATCAGCCGCAACAAAAACAAAAAGGCCACAATCACCAATGATTGTGGCCGCTATATGCAAACAAAGATCACAAACTTCCAGATAGTTGGAAGATTCCTCCCAACCACCCAGTCTTTAACAGAAGTCGATCACCTTTTTTATCCGTTCTCTCATGATGCGAATTGTCTCATTCTATCACCTCGATCCTCAATACTCCCACGTCACATGTCCCAAAGGCGCGCGATTCAATTCTGCGCGATAGTGTCGCCAGTTGGGCATGAACTGATCTAAAAGGATAAAGAAGCGCTCGTTGTGCGTTGACTCTAGCAGATGAATCATCTCATGAACCACAATATACTCCAGACATTCGCAGGGTTTCTTGGCCAGTTCGGTGTTGAGCCGGATCGTGCCGGCGTTATGGTTGCAGCTTCCCCACTTGGTTTTCATCCGTTGCACAAAAAAGCGCTTCACCTTCACGCCCAGCAGCGGCTCCCATTTGGCGAGCAATGGCGGCACCGCCTTCTTGATCTGCTCGCGATACCATTCTTCCACAATGGCATGCTTTTTATCTCTACTCGTACAAGGCCGCACATGGAGAAGCATTTGACGGTGTTGCAGGTCAACGGAGGGCGCTTGTTTTCTCTCCTCCACGACAAGCAGGTAGCGCTTGCCCCACACGTAGTGGCTTTCGCGATCCACATACTCACGCGGGGTTTCGCGTTCCTGCCCGCGCAGCTTTTTCTGTTGCAGTTTGATCCAGCTCAGTTTGGAAATGGCGAAGACACGAATGGTTTCGAGCTTCATGCGCGCGGGTGCGGAAATGCGCACACGGCCGGCGGGAGGGTAAACGCTCAAATGGATATTCTTAATATCCTTGAGCACCACGTCCACTGTGATTCCACCCAACTCCATCTGTGTGGTCATCAATATTCACCTTTATGAGCGAAGATAATGCGAAAAATACGCTCCACTTCCTCGTCATCCTGGATAAAATCGTACAAGGCCTGCTTAATCACCCGCTCCCGCGGCTCGACTCCGCGCCAGTCGTCGGGCCGCACCTGCTTGACGGTTTCATCAATCCGCAGGGCCAACCTCAAAGCCGGGTCACCAAGAGCTTTGAATTTCTCCTGCTCATTTGGCCTTTCTTTCAAATTATCGCTGATTGGCTGTGGCGTGGGCTTTTTGATGTAGTTGTAAAGCGCACGCAAGGCCGGACTCTTCCTGAGTTCCGCGGGCGTATCATCCGTGTGACCGGCCTGCACGTTTTTCGCCACTTCCGCAATACGTTTCAAATATTCCTCATAGGCAATTGCCCGGGCTTTGCGGGCTGCGACAATCTCTTCCAGTAGAGCGGACATTTTCTCATAGAAGGCCGGATCGTTCAGGTGTTCTTTGATGATCTTGCTGCGCACGTTGTTCTCAATCGTTTCCGCGATCGCGTCCTTGTTCCCTTTCAACCCACCGAGTTGACTGGCAATGGCATCAGCAATGCCGGTTTTTACAATCAACTCCAGCAACGGCATATCGTCAAAAGGCGAAATCTTCCTCGGTTCATCGGCCTGGATATAAGTGTCGATCAAATGCCGCATGTCGGCTTCATAGGTCTTCAGGTCGAGATGCTCACCGCTGGCTCTGCGAATAATCTCCCGCAGCTTTAGGTAGCGATCAAGTTCTTGCTTGAGGCGGGCGATGTCGGCGCTGCTGTAGCCCGCAGCCTCAAGTTCATCAGCCATGTTGGCGTAGGCCCGCACCAGCGAGGCCGTTGCCTTGTAAAACGCGACCCGTTGCGGCTCGCGTTCTTGCAGGTCGGTGGCAATTTCGGTATTGCCGCAAAAGTAATGAATGTGCTCCAACTCGCCTTGCGGCGGCTCGACGGGCTCGCACAGCAAGGCCAGCGTTTCCACCGCATTGTCCAACCGCTCTTTCCCTTTCTTGAGGCGATCTTGAATTAGCACTTCAGGATCGGGGCCACCCGCGCTGTGGTCCAACTCAGAGGTATACACCGCCAGGGCATTCTCAACCTTTTTGAACAGGTCTTTATAGTCAACGATGTAGCCAAACTGCTTGTCTTCACCGTCGAGACGGTTCGTGCGGCAGATGGCCTGAAACAAGCCATGATCCTGCATGGACTTGTCGATATAAAGATACGTGCAGGGTGGCGCATCGAAGCCCGTGAGCAGCTTATCCACGACTATAAGCAGCTTCATGTTCGCCGGCTCTTTGGTGAAGAGCTTCTTCGCCCATTCTTCGTACGTCTCCGTTTTGGACATGCCCGACTCGGCTTCGACGTTTTTCAGCAACTCGGTGTAAGTATCATAAATGAACTTTTTGTCAGTTTCGTTGTTCGCCCCAGTATCTTCTTTAGTAATATCCTTCATCTGCGGATTATAGGAGGTCACCAACCCGCATTTACCCTTAAACGGCGTCTTCTCAAACAGGACGAAATACTTGCATGCTTCGTAAATGCTCGAGGCCACCAACATGGCATTGCCCCGCTCGCTGGAGAGACGCGGTTTCACGCTAAAATCAAAAATAACGTCGCTCACTACTCGCTCCATGCGCGAGCGTGAGCTGAGCAACTTTTGCATTGTACCCCAGTGCTTTTTCAGCTCGTCCTTTTGCCAGTCATTCAGCCCCTTCGTCTTGGCCTCAAACCAGGCATCAATCTTGTCCTCCGAGCCGAGGCGCTGATCGATGTCGCGCGCTTCGTAAACCAGGTCGAGCACCACTTCATCTTCCACCGCTTCGCTGAATTTGTAGGTATGAATGTAGCCGCCAAAGACCTCGAGGCTGGATTTTGCGTCCTCCTTGAGCAGCGGCGTGCCGGTGAAGCCAATGAACACAGCGTTCGGCATCATCGCTTTCATCACCCGATGCAGCTTGCCGCCCTGCGTACGGTGGCATTCGTCCACGAACACAAAGACCTCACCAACCGTTTTGCTGGGTTTGGCCTTGAGTTCTTTGATGAACGCTTCAACGTCCTTCACATCGCGCCGGCCGAACTTGTGAATCAGTGAGCACAACAGCCGCGGCGCGGCCTTGCCGAGCTGGCGCATCAGGTCGCGGCCGCTGCTGGTGCGATAGATGGTTTCGCCGGAACCCGTGAACACCCGATCAATTTGCTTGTCCAGCTCGTCACGATCGGTGATGATCACGACGCGGGCTTTATGATTGTGCCCCAAAATCCACCGGGCCAGCAGCACCATGACGATACTCTTGCCGCTGCCCTGGGTATGCCAGATGATGCCGCCTTGGTGGCGCTTGACGTGTTCCTGCGCCGCCTTGAGGGCGAAATACTGATGCGCGCGCGGCAGTTTTTTTATGCCGCCGTCAAAGAGCACGAAATCACGCATGAGTTC
The Cytophagia bacterium CHB2 DNA segment above includes these coding regions:
- a CDS encoding DNA cytosine methyltransferase, with the translated sequence MPQQPSRRTFLKCLCIRATLPSFRWSAPAPTILKTVSVSATFGAGLMMPDEDRYVSIAELKRLGSFPDQFQLEGSFEERWARIGNSVPPLLMRAIALHIKNEILDRVHTCAARKAAA
- a CDS encoding DNA cytosine methyltransferase; protein product: MNYCNTLEQFWQDHLAPKSPSAPTVISTFAGCGSSSLGYSMAGFRELLAVEWDEHAAATFKANFPEVPLYQGDIAKLSVECTCSHDTQNGKCVRHLRRGLDDAR
- a CDS encoding M48 family metallopeptidase — translated: MTTQMELGGITVDVVLKDIKNIHLSVYPPAGRVRISAPARMKLETIRVFAISKLSWIKLQQKKLRGQERETPREYVDRESHYVWGKRYLLVVEERKQAPSVDLQHRQMLLHVRPCTSRDKKHAIVEEWYREQIKKAVPPLLAKWEPLLGVKVKRFFVQRMKTKWGSCNHNAGTIRLNTELAKKPCECLEYIVVHEMIHLLESTHNERFFILLDQFMPNWRHYRAELNRAPLGHVTWEY
- a CDS encoding HsdR family type I site-specific deoxyribonuclease encodes the protein MTTIGKPERATQNRVIALFREELGYRYLGDWSEREGNSNIEEKLLADYLNKSGYVPVQISVAIFKLRTEADNHHRGLYDNNKAVFSLLRYGVPVKLEAGKVTETVHLINWQEPEKNDFALAEEVTLHGNHERRPDLVLYVNGIAIGVLELKNSRTSIGDGIRQSLSNQRPEFNEWFFSTVQFIFAGNDSEGLQYGAIGTEEKYFLKWKEDEQDNTDYKLDKYLLKMCRQNRLIELMRDFVLFDGGIKKLPRAHQYFALKAAQEHVKRHQGGIIWHTQGSGKSIVMVLLARWILGHNHKARVVIITDRDELDKQIDRVFTGSGETIYRTSSGRDLMRQLGKAAPRLLCSLIHKFGRRDVKDVEAFIKELKAKPSKTVGEVFVFVDECHRTQGGKLHRVMKAMMPNAVFIGFTGTPLLKEDAKSSLEVFGGYIHTYKFSEAVEDEVVLDLVYEARDIDQRLGSEDKIDAWFEAKTKGLNDWQKDELKKHWGTMQKLLSSRSRMERVVSDVIFDFSVKPRLSSERGNAMLVASSIYEACKYFVLFEKTPFKGKCGLVTSYNPQMKDITKEDTGANNETDKKFIYDTYTELLKNVEAESGMSKTETYEEWAKKLFTKEPANMKLLIVVDKLLTGFDAPPCTYLYIDKSMQDHGLFQAICRTNRLDGEDKQFGYIVDYKDLFKKVENALAVYTSELDHSAGGPDPEVLIQDRLKKGKERLDNAVETLALLCEPVEPPQGELEHIHYFCGNTEIATDLQEREPQRVAFYKATASLVRAYANMADELEAAGYSSADIARLKQELDRYLKLREIIRRASGEHLDLKTYEADMRHLIDTYIQADEPRKISPFDDMPLLELIVKTGIADAIASQLGGLKGNKDAIAETIENNVRSKIIKEHLNDPAFYEKMSALLEEIVAARKARAIAYEEYLKRIAEVAKNVQAGHTDDTPAELRKSPALRALYNYIKKPTPQPISDNLKERPNEQEKFKALGDPALRLALRIDETVKQVRPDDWRGVEPRERVIKQALYDFIQDDEEVERIFRIIFAHKGEY